One genomic segment of Deltaproteobacteria bacterium CG11_big_fil_rev_8_21_14_0_20_42_23 includes these proteins:
- a CDS encoding 50S ribosomal protein L25 has protein sequence MQRIPLTAKTREVGKGFARRARIAGSIPAVLYGALEAPVSIEIEANSFKAVEKADRNLNVLVDLKVDGGKEVLALVRDYQADPIKRNITHLDFQAISLDKKIDIEVRVELVGEAPGVKEGGILEQFRRTLHVKALPHKIPQSIQVDMSALQLGENIHLEDLTFPEGVEAPHQTNFTLVALLAPKAEEEEAPAAAAEGAAPAESAPAAEKKEG, from the coding sequence ATGCAAAGAATTCCATTAACAGCAAAAACAAGAGAAGTGGGCAAAGGTTTTGCTCGCCGTGCGCGCATTGCAGGTTCAATCCCAGCGGTGCTTTACGGTGCGCTTGAAGCTCCTGTTTCCATCGAAATTGAAGCAAACTCTTTCAAAGCCGTAGAGAAAGCAGATAGAAACCTAAACGTTCTTGTCGATCTCAAAGTAGATGGCGGAAAAGAAGTGCTTGCTTTGGTACGTGATTACCAAGCTGATCCTATCAAACGAAACATCACGCATCTTGATTTTCAAGCAATTAGCTTAGACAAGAAAATCGATATCGAAGTGAGAGTTGAACTTGTAGGCGAGGCGCCAGGAGTAAAAGAGGGTGGAATTCTAGAACAGTTCCGAAGAACGCTTCATGTGAAAGCGTTGCCTCACAAAATTCCTCAAAGCATTCAAGTTGATATGAGCGCACTTCAGTTAGGCGAAAATATTCACTTAGAAGATCTCACCTTCCCAGAAGGTGTAGAAGCGCCTCACCAAACCAACTTTACTCTTGTAGCTCTTCTTGCTCCTAAAGCTGAAGAAGAGGAAGCACCAGCAGCTGCAGCAGAAGGTGCGGCTCCTGCAGAATCAGCTCCAGCAGCTGAGAAGAAAGAGGGCTAA
- a CDS encoding aminoacyl-tRNA hydrolase: MAGLGNPGKKYEYDRHNLGFLIIDRFAEKHHMLVETKAHKSLLGKEKFQEKQVILIKPQTYMNLSGEAVRSASDYYQIPHEQVLVVHDDLDLEFGKMKFVFDRGHGGHNGVRSAIDHLGTKKFYRLRAGIGGATKRAVTDFVLSPFSKQELKQLPDFLDEMVNAIEDFLTHELSFVQTKYH, translated from the coding sequence ATTGCAGGTCTTGGAAATCCAGGAAAGAAATATGAATACGATCGTCATAACCTTGGATTTCTGATTATAGATCGTTTTGCAGAGAAACATCACATGCTTGTTGAAACAAAGGCTCATAAGTCTTTGCTTGGAAAAGAAAAATTTCAAGAGAAGCAAGTAATACTTATAAAACCTCAGACGTACATGAATTTATCTGGGGAAGCAGTTCGGTCTGCGAGTGATTATTATCAGATTCCTCACGAGCAGGTGCTGGTTGTTCACGATGATCTTGACCTTGAGTTCGGAAAAATGAAGTTTGTCTTCGATCGTGGTCACGGTGGACATAACGGAGTAAGATCTGCCATCGATCATCTGGGCACGAAAAAGTTTTACCGATTACGAGCAGGCATTGGTGGTGCCACCAAAAGGGCAGTGACAGATTTTGTGCTTTCACCCTTTTCAAAGCAAGAGCTGAAGCAGCTCCCAGATTTTTTGGATGAAATGGTGAATGCCATTGAAGATTTTTTAACGCATGAATTAAGTTTTGTGCAAACGAAGTATCATTAG